In the Colletotrichum higginsianum IMI 349063 chromosome 7 map unlocalized unitig_7, whole genome shotgun sequence genome, one interval contains:
- a CDS encoding Glycosyl hydrolase family 12, translating to MKLSAALALLPALALATPTPTVEKRATTFCDQWGSAVTGTYTVYNNLWGASSGTGSQCTTLTGLSGSNLQWSTTWSWSGGQYNVKSYANAVVNISKKALSAIGSIPSTWNWSYSGSGLVANVAYDLFTSSTASGAPQYEIMIWLGSLGGAGPISETGKTIATPTVAGRTWNLYKGSHSQMTVFSFVAPSNVQSFSGDLKAFVTYLVNSQGLPSSQILQSIGAGTEPFVGSNAKFTTTAYTASIS from the exons ATGAAGctctccgccgccctcgccctcctaCCGGCCCTGGCTCTCgccacgccgacgccgacggtcGAGAAGCGAGCCACCACCTTCTGCGACCAGTGGGGCTCCGCCGTCACCGGCACGTACACCGTCTACAACAACCTCTGGGGCGCATCGTCGGGCACCGGCAGCCAGTGCACGACCCTGACGGGCCTGTCCGGCAGCAACCTGCAgtggtcgacgacgtggtcCTGGTCCGGCGGGCAGTACAATGTCAAGTCGTACGCCAATGCCGTCGTCAACATCAGCAAGAAGGCTCTGAGTGCGATCGGCAGCATCCCCTCGACCTGGAATTGGAG CTACTCCGGaagcggcctcgtcgccaacgtTGCCTATGACCTCTtcacctcctcgacggcctcgggcgcCCCTCAGTACGAGATCATGATCTGGCTCGgctccctcggcggcgccggccccaTCAGCGAGACTGGCAAGACCATCGCCACGCCCACCGTCGCTGGCCGCACCTGGAACCTCTACAAGGGCTCGCACAGCCAGATGACCGTCTTCAGCTTCGTCGCGCCCAGCAATGTGCAGAGCTTCAGCGGCGACCTCAAGGCCTTCGTCACCTACCTCGTCAACAGCCAGGGCCTGCCGTCCTCCCAGATCCTCCAGagcatcggcgccggcaccgagcCCTTTGTCGGCTCCAACGCAAAGTTCACAACGACCGCCTACACTGCCTCGATCTCTTGA
- a CDS encoding FAD-dependent oxygenase encodes MYRLKMKVFTALAAWTVTSACLNVPVARQLLGGICARDTADLGERLSPTAKIYQPGTAEFITASTRWSNLNAPKPNLVVVPGTENDVVETVKFANEKSLPFLAYNGMHGAITTLGKMESGVEIYINQLSGVEVASDGKTAKIGGGTRSKLVTDTLWEAGKQTVTGTCECVSALGPSLGGGHGWLQGHHGLVADQFLSMNIVLADGTLRTINETSDLWWAVKGAGHNFGIVTSVDVKIYDIEHRDWAVETLIFSGDKVEEVYQTVNDHLLKNGTQAVDVINWSYWLNNPDADPENKPIILFWILQEGVTTVDPVYTEPFRDIGPISSTPGAGTYLDLAAWTGIALDSPPCQKAGLNNPRFPIYVESYNVEAQRKAYDLFASSVKGASPFSNSLFMFEGYSAQGVKAVESDSTAFAYRGDNLLFAPLITYTPGGAELDQQAAILGNQLRDIIHEGSGRSEKHVYLNYAFGDESPKEWYGSEQWRQDRLKALKAKYDPNGRFSFYGPIA; translated from the exons ATGTATCGCCTCAAAATGAAAGTCTTCACAGCTTTGGCTGCGTGGACCGTCACTTCCGCGTGCCTCAACGTTCCTGTTGCCCGCCAACTTCTCGGGGGCATCTGCGCGAGAGATACCGCCGACCTGGGAGAGAGGCTATCCCCCACCGCCAAAATCTACCAGCCAGGTACCGCGGAGTTTATTACGGCCTCGACTCGGTGGTCCAACCTTAATGCACCCAAACCCAATCTTGTCGTTGTCCCTGGCACCGAGAATGATGTTGTTGAGACT GTCAAATTCGCCAACGAGAAGAGCCTACCCTTCCTCGCATACAATGGCATGCATGGCGCTATCACAACGCTCGGTAAAATGGAGAGCGGTGTCGAGATCTACATCAACCAGTTgagcggcgtcgaggttgcATCAGATGGGAAGACAGCCAAGATTGGTGGTGGCACCAGATCCAAGCTTGTCACTGACACGCTCTGGGAGGCTGGGAAGCAGACGG TGACAGGTACGTGTGAATGCGTCAGCGCTCTCGGTCCATCGCTAGGAGGTGGACACGGGTGGTTGCAGGGCCATCACGGCCTCGTGGCCGATCAATTTCTTTCCATGAACATTGTGCTGGCCGATGGAACCCTGCGGACCATCAACGAGACCTCTGACCTCTGGTGGGCCGTCAAGGGCGCCGGCCACAACTTTGGCATTGTGACCTCGGTCGACGTCAAGATTTACGACATTGAGCACCGTGATTGGGCGGTGGAGACTCTCATCTTCAGCGGTGACAAGGTCGAAGAAGTCTACCAAACTGTCAACGACCATCTCCTCAAGAACGGTACTCAGGCCGTCGACGTTATCAACTGGTCCTACTGGCTCAATAACCCTGACGCAGACCCCGAAAAC AAGCCTATCATCTTGTTCTGGATTCTTCAGGAAGGTGTCACCACCGTCGACCCGGTTTACACAGAGCCTTTCCGCGACATTGGCCCTATTTCCTCAACCCCCGGTGCCGGAACTTACCTCGACCTGGCTGCGTGGACCGGTATAGCGCTCGATTCGCCTCCTTGCCAGAAGGCTGGTCTGAACAACCCTCGTTTCCCCATCTACGTTGAGTCGTACAACGTCGAGGCCCAGCGCAAGGCTTACGACCTGTTCGCATCCTCCGTCAAGGGCGCCTCCCCATTCAGCAACTCGCTCTTCATGTTCGAGGGATACTCGGCTCAGGGCGTGAAAGCGGTTGAGAGCGATTCAACGGCATTTGCTTACCGCGGCGATAACCTGCTCTTCGCTCCTCTCATCACCTACACCCCTGGCGGAGCGGAACTCGACCAGCAGGCCGCCATACTGGGCAACCAGCTCCGGGACATTATTCATGAGGGCAGCGGACGCTCGGAGAAACATGTCTATCTGAACTACGCCTTTGGTGACGAGTCACCAAAAGAGTGGTACGGCAGTGAGCAATGGCGACAGGACCGCCTCAAGGCTTTGAAGGCGAAGTACGACCCCAATGGCAGGTTCAGCTTCTACGGCCCCATCGCTTAA
- a CDS encoding Amidohydrolase: protein MQLSTLIFSAGLMASGSVLGAPGAVAERSTVAESIANATALGVDVYGKIPADAVRVSDGSYTAEPGSQAWAWIRAQIDLPNTLETRNEIENRAALEKRQAANIGIGMFSQDWCQGKAAWFDNAGYNIHHISHDNMFSVGISYRGLRSNEQLDFSKFANNDLCGKYVFTAGQNTPVGCFNSQLINCFHLFQK, encoded by the exons ATGCAACTCTCTACCCTCATCTTCTCGGCTGGCCTCATGGCTTCTGGTAGCGTCCTCGGCGCTCCTGGCGCTGTTGCGGAGCGTTCGACCGTCGCCGAgtccatcgccaacgccaccgCACTCGGCGTGGACGTGTACGGCAAAATTCCCGCGGATGCCGTGAGAGTCTCTGACGGCTCCTACACCGCCGAGCCGGGCTCACAGGCTTGGGCTTGGATCCGTGCCCAAATCGACCTCCCCAACACCCTCGAGACCCGAAACGAGATCGAGAACAGggccgccctcgagaagCGCCAGGCTGCCAACATTGGCATCGGCATGTTTTCTCAAGACTGGT GTCAGGGAAAGGCCGCGTGGTTCGACAACGCGGGCTACAACATCCACCACATCAGTCACGACAACATGTTCAGCGTCGGCATCAGCTATCGCGGGCTCCGCAGCAACGAGCAGCTTGACTTCAGCAAGTTTGCCAACAACGACCTGTGCGGAAAATACGTCTTCACCGCTGGACAAAACACCCCGG TTGGTTGCTTCAACTCCCAGCTCATCAACTGCTTCCATCTTTTCCAGAAATAG
- a CDS encoding Kinesin-like protein, translating into MDPAAQAAAEATEEAGRQSTIETWTLYVIGVVVTILRTYARANAVGFRDFRADDYLVWVAILFYTVQSTLAYSVGSVAHGLANNGMPDEKRAALSPNDPEFELRIIGSKIQVAGWATYSALIWLLKLAMLVFYLRLTVRNCPPPASSYALAQLTLRQQGLGRRYRIRIWIGFGLVLATFLGSICAIFLACIPFHKYWQISPDPGNSCQAAVSLPIVWTSFAANVSTDIYLILIPIPLLWESTLRLAKKIASTVVLGAGIFVLVCATLKSVFVLVDPVNGAELAGKWGTRETFVAVVTTNLPMIFPLIRTWMKSLWPSILYYSKNYKKAYKTSTGLRTTGRGSGDSRSQDRRTGNSRVHTVSSNPIFTESEEQIIMNYRLQNLKSPLSALHRKQQPKGIVVSNEFGIVTEDRTCHIGPKRPERVYEAW; encoded by the exons ATGGACCCGGCTGCTCAGGCTGCGGCTGAAGCCACTGAGGAGGCGGGCCGCCAGTCCACGATCGAGACATGGACGCTCTATGTGATCGGCGTTGTCGTGACAATCCTGAGGACTTACGCCAGAGCGAACGCCGTGGGCTTTCGGGATTTCCGGGCTGACGATTATCTAGTGTGGGTTGCTATC CTGTTCTACACCGTTCAGTCTACTTTGGCATACAGCGTTGGCAGCGTCGCCCACGGCCTTGCCAACAATGGCATGCCTGATGAGAAACGGGCGGCTTTGTCTCCCAACGATCCAGAGTTTGAGTTGAG AATCATCGGCTCCAAGATTCAAGTTGCCGGATGGGCGACCTACTCTGCGCTCATCTGGCTTCTAAAGCTGGCGATGTTGGTCTTCTACCTACGCCTTACTGTGAGGAATTGCCCGCCCCCCGCATCATCCTATGCTCTAGCGCAACTGACGCTCCGGCAGCAAGGTTTGGGTCGACGATACCGCATCCGCATATGGATTGGCTTCGGCCTCGTTCTTGCAACCTTTCTCGGCTCTATCTGTGCTATCTTCCTAGCTTGTATCCCATTCCACAAGTACTGGCAGATCAGCCCAGATCCTGGAA ATTCCTGCCAAGCCGCTGTCTCGTTGCCCATCGTCTGGACGTCCTTTGCCGCAAACGTCTCCACCGACATCTACTTGATATTGATCCCCATTCCTCTGTTATGGGAGTCAACTCTACGCCTGGCCAAGAAGATTGCGTCGACTGTCGTGCTAGGGGCCGGTATTTTCGTCTTGGTCTGTGCGACCCTGAAGAGCGTTTTTGTTCTTGTG GACCCTGTCAACGGTGCCGAGCTTGCGGGAAAGTGGGGGACACGAGAGACCTTCGTTGCGGTAGTCACGACGAACCTTCCCATGATCTTCCCGCTTATCAGAACGTGGATGAAGTCCCTCTGGCCCAGCATCTTATACTACTCCAAGAATTATAAGAAGGCCTATAAGACATCGACCGGCCTCCGAACCACCGGCCGCGGAAGCGGGGACTCCCGAAGTCAAGATCGTCGGACTGGCAACTCGCGGGTCCACACTGTTTCCTCCAACCCGATCTTCACTGAAAGCGAAGAGCAGATCATTATGAATTACAGGTTACAAAACCTCAAAAGCCCTCTTTCCGCACTTCATAGGAAACAACAGCCGAAAGGGATAGTAGTATCTAACGAGTTCGGGATAGTCACCGAGGATAGAACGTGTCATATAGGTCCAAAGCGCCCTGAGCGTGTGTATGAAGCTTGGTAG